One Halobaculum sp. CBA1158 DNA segment encodes these proteins:
- a CDS encoding transposase translates to MKRVNTFEVVPQTENDKECLLRLLDASASLWNELTYERRQNYFGDGDVWDTSEYRGQYNGVVGSATVQQVTRKNSEAWRSFFALTENSEDANPPSYWGNGEDGRELRTYIRNNQYTIEWGKRSRLEIPVGQELKDEYGLGYHERLRLEVRGNPNWDGKQGRLELEYDEVSDTFRAFQPVTVPDSRLDSPLASEEAALDVGANNLVACSTTTGNQYLYDGRELFGRFRETTDEIARLQSTLREGRYSSKRIRQLYRQRTKCRDHAQNALVRDLVERLYDEGVATVYVGDLTDVLETYWSVRVNEKTHNFWAFKKFIHRLACVCEEYGISLEVESEAWTSQTCPECGDHEETVRHEDTLTCPCGFEGHADLTASETFLQENSDTEVRPMARPVRFEWDDHNWSGKSHPHDSPKEVRTNPQVASVGR, encoded by the coding sequence ATGAAGCGCGTCAACACCTTCGAGGTCGTCCCCCAGACCGAGAACGACAAAGAGTGCCTCCTACGGCTACTCGACGCCTCCGCCTCTCTGTGGAACGAACTCACCTATGAACGCCGTCAGAACTACTTCGGTGACGGCGACGTGTGGGACACTTCCGAGTACCGTGGACAGTACAACGGTGTCGTCGGAAGCGCGACTGTTCAACAGGTCACGCGCAAGAACAGCGAAGCGTGGCGCTCGTTCTTTGCCCTCACGGAGAACAGCGAGGACGCCAACCCTCCGTCGTACTGGGGCAACGGGGAGGACGGACGCGAACTCCGCACCTACATCCGCAACAACCAGTACACAATTGAGTGGGGCAAGCGTAGCCGTCTCGAAATTCCTGTAGGGCAAGAACTGAAAGACGAATACGGACTCGGCTACCATGAACGACTTCGCCTCGAAGTCCGAGGCAACCCGAATTGGGACGGCAAACAGGGTCGTCTGGAACTTGAGTACGACGAGGTGAGCGACACGTTCAGGGCTTTCCAACCAGTCACCGTACCTGATTCTCGACTGGATTCACCACTGGCTTCGGAAGAAGCCGCCCTCGACGTTGGCGCGAACAATCTCGTCGCCTGCTCCACGACTACTGGAAACCAGTACCTCTACGACGGACGGGAGTTGTTCGGACGGTTCCGCGAGACAACAGACGAGATCGCCCGGCTACAGTCGACACTCCGAGAGGGACGCTACAGTTCCAAGCGGATTCGGCAGCTGTACCGGCAGCGGACGAAGTGCCGTGACCACGCACAGAACGCGCTGGTGCGCGACCTCGTTGAACGGCTGTACGACGAAGGCGTTGCGACGGTGTACGTGGGTGATTTGACCGACGTGTTGGAAACGTACTGGTCGGTCAGGGTGAACGAGAAGACGCACAACTTCTGGGCGTTCAAGAAGTTCATCCACCGCCTCGCGTGCGTCTGTGAGGAGTACGGCATCAGTCTCGAAGTTGAGTCGGAAGCGTGGACGAGTCAGACATGTCCCGAATGTGGTGACCACGAGGAGACGGTTCGCCACGAGGATACGCTGACGTGTCCGTGTGGCTTCGAAGGTCACGCCGACCTCACGGCATCAGAGACGTTCCTTCAAGAAAATAGCGATACGGAAGTCAGGCCGATGGCACGGCCCGTGCGATTCGAGTGGGACGACCACAACTGGTCGGGGAAATCACACCCTCACGACAGTCCCAAAGAAGTGCGCACAAACCCGCAAGTTGCCTCCGTGGGTCGGTAG
- a CDS encoding ATP synthase subunit B has product MKEYQTITEVSGPLVFAEVDEPIGYDEIVEIETPSGETKRGQVLESEDGVVAIQVFEGTTGIDRNASVRFLGETLKMPVTEDLLGRVLDGSGNPIDGGPEIVPDERRDIVGAAINPYSREYPEDFIQTGVSAIDGMNTLVRGQKLPIFSGSGLPHNDLALQIARQATVPEEEGESDEDESEFAVIFGAMGITQEEANEFMEDFERTGALERSVVFMNLADDPAVERTVTPRLALTTAEYLAFDKGYHVLVVLTDMTNYCEALREIGAAREEVPGRRGYPGYMYTDLAQLYERAGRLKDRDGSVTQIPILTMPGDDDTHPIPDLTGYITEGQIMMDRPLHSQGIQPPVNVLPSLSRLMDDGIGEGLTRADHGDVSDQMYAAYAEGEDLRDLVNIVGREALSERDNKYLDFADAFEEEFVEQGFDTNRTIDETIELGWDLLSTLPKTELNRVDEDLIEEHYREDASAADAEEVSAD; this is encoded by the coding sequence ATGAAAGAGTACCAAACCATCACGGAAGTCAGCGGCCCGCTGGTGTTCGCCGAGGTCGACGAGCCCATCGGCTACGACGAGATCGTCGAGATCGAGACGCCAAGCGGCGAGACGAAGCGCGGCCAGGTCCTCGAGAGCGAGGACGGGGTCGTCGCGATCCAGGTGTTCGAGGGCACCACCGGCATCGACCGCAACGCCTCGGTCCGCTTCCTTGGCGAGACGCTGAAGATGCCCGTGACCGAGGACCTGCTCGGTCGCGTCCTCGACGGCTCCGGCAACCCGATCGACGGCGGCCCGGAGATCGTCCCCGACGAGCGGCGCGACATCGTCGGCGCGGCGATCAACCCGTACAGTCGGGAGTACCCCGAGGACTTCATCCAGACGGGCGTCTCGGCCATCGACGGGATGAACACGCTCGTGCGCGGCCAGAAGCTCCCGATCTTCTCGGGCTCCGGCCTGCCGCACAACGACCTCGCGCTCCAGATCGCCCGACAGGCGACCGTCCCGGAGGAGGAGGGCGAAAGCGACGAGGACGAGTCGGAGTTCGCGGTGATCTTCGGTGCGATGGGCATCACCCAGGAGGAGGCCAACGAGTTCATGGAGGACTTCGAGCGGACGGGTGCGCTCGAGCGCTCGGTCGTCTTCATGAACCTCGCGGACGACCCCGCCGTCGAGCGGACGGTCACGCCGCGGCTGGCCCTGACGACCGCCGAGTACCTCGCGTTCGACAAGGGGTACCACGTGCTCGTCGTCCTGACGGACATGACCAACTACTGCGAGGCGCTCCGGGAGATCGGTGCCGCCCGCGAGGAGGTGCCCGGCCGGCGTGGCTACCCCGGGTACATGTACACCGACCTGGCGCAGCTGTACGAGCGCGCGGGTCGCCTCAAGGACCGCGACGGCTCCGTCACGCAGATCCCGATCCTCACGATGCCGGGCGACGACGACACCCACCCGATCCCCGACCTGACGGGGTACATCACGGAGGGGCAGATCATGATGGATCGCCCGCTTCACAGCCAGGGCATCCAGCCGCCCGTAAACGTCCTCCCCAGCCTCTCGCGGCTGATGGACGACGGTATCGGCGAGGGGCTCACCCGCGCCGACCACGGTGACGTGTCCGACCAGATGTACGCGGCGTACGCGGAGGGCGAGGACCTGCGCGACCTCGTGAACATCGTCGGTCGCGAGGCGCTCTCCGAGCGCGACAACAAGTACCTCGACTTCGCCGACGCCTTCGAGGAGGAGTTCGTCGAACAGGGCTTCGACACCAACCGCACGATCGACGAGACGATCGAACTCGGCTGGGACCTGCTGTCGACGCTGCCGAAGACGGAGCTCAACCGCGTCGACGAGGACCTCATCGAGGAGCACTACCGCGAGGACGCCTCCGCCGCCGACGCCGAGGAAGTCTCGGCGGACTGA
- a CDS encoding DUF6276 family protein, with translation MVCPDCEAADPVAFAVPSELRDHAPATATVASICPNCLSVASASETATDGDPEFSRVHESFPAGDAGVAFALLIGTLPSIALRKSSARALREAAERDGADVSLAFDRLIAAVHDAEVVPTFDLERRVRQLNSLLGS, from the coding sequence ATGGTCTGTCCCGACTGTGAGGCCGCCGACCCGGTCGCGTTCGCGGTTCCCTCCGAACTCCGCGACCACGCGCCGGCGACCGCGACGGTCGCGAGCATCTGTCCGAACTGTCTCTCGGTCGCGAGCGCGTCCGAGACGGCGACCGACGGGGACCCCGAGTTCTCCCGAGTCCACGAGTCGTTCCCCGCCGGTGACGCCGGGGTGGCGTTCGCGCTGTTGATCGGCACGCTCCCGTCGATCGCGTTGCGAAAGTCGTCCGCGCGCGCCCTCCGCGAGGCCGCAGAGCGCGATGGCGCGGACGTGTCGCTGGCGTTCGACCGACTGATCGCGGCCGTCCACGACGCCGAGGTGGTGCCGACGTTCGACCTCGAACGGCGCGTGCGACAACTGAACTCGCTGCTGGGGTCCTGA
- a CDS encoding V-type ATP synthase subunit D yields the protein MAEDVKPTRKNLMEIEDRIDLSERGHDTLEQKRDGLIMEFMDILDQAQDVRDQLETDYDDAQDKINKARAMEGDVAVRGAAAALKEHPEITTQSKNIMGVVVPQIESSKVRKNLDERGYGVLGSSARIDEAADAYEELLESIILAAEVETAMKKMLEEIETTKRRVNALEFKLLPELNENKEYIEQKLEEQEREEIFRLKKIKAKKEEEEKEEEREAAAKAEAEALEAGVAESDD from the coding sequence ATGGCGGAGGACGTCAAGCCGACCCGGAAGAACCTCATGGAGATCGAGGACCGTATCGACCTCTCCGAGCGGGGGCACGACACGCTCGAACAGAAGCGAGACGGCCTCATCATGGAGTTCATGGACATTCTCGATCAGGCGCAGGACGTCCGCGACCAGCTCGAGACGGACTACGACGACGCGCAGGACAAGATCAACAAGGCGCGCGCGATGGAGGGCGACGTGGCCGTCCGCGGCGCGGCGGCGGCGCTGAAGGAGCACCCCGAGATCACGACCCAGTCGAAGAACATCATGGGCGTGGTCGTGCCGCAGATCGAGTCCTCGAAGGTGCGGAAGAACCTCGACGAGCGCGGCTACGGCGTGCTCGGATCCTCGGCGCGCATCGACGAGGCGGCCGACGCATACGAGGAGCTGCTGGAGTCGATCATCCTCGCCGCGGAGGTCGAGACGGCGATGAAGAAGATGCTCGAGGAGATCGAGACCACCAAGCGCCGCGTCAACGCCCTGGAGTTCAAGCTCCTGCCCGAACTCAACGAGAACAAAGAGTACATCGAACAGAAGCTCGAGGAGCAGGAGCGCGAGGAGATCTTCCGCCTCAAGAAGATCAAGGCGAAGAAGGAGGAGGAAGAGAAGGAAGAAGAGCGCGAGGCCGCCGCGAAGGCCGAGGCCGAGGCGCTCGAGGCCGGCGTCGCCGAGAGCGACGACTGA
- the tnpA gene encoding IS200/IS605 family transposase, translating into MAKSTRHAKYELYYHIVFVPKYRRSHLTGKTKERLEAIFAEICEDKGLELADSEVMPDHVHLFIGSPPKNAPSLIVNWIKGISARKYNQRYDDRVKWTRSYYVGTAGSATKGAVEQYIAEQEGDDE; encoded by the coding sequence ATGGCGAAGAGTACCCGTCATGCGAAATACGAACTCTACTACCACATAGTGTTCGTGCCGAAATATCGTCGTTCGCACCTGACGGGGAAGACGAAGGAACGTCTCGAAGCCATCTTCGCGGAAATCTGTGAAGACAAGGGCCTCGAACTGGCCGACTCCGAGGTCATGCCCGACCACGTACACCTGTTCATCGGAAGTCCACCCAAGAACGCCCCGTCACTCATCGTCAACTGGATCAAGGGGATTTCGGCGCGAAAGTACAATCAGCGGTACGACGACCGCGTGAAGTGGACTCGTTCGTACTACGTCGGTACGGCGGGAAGCGCAACGAAGGGCGCTGTCGAACAGTACATCGCTGAACAAGAGGGTGACGACGAATGA